The Halobacterium hubeiense genome contains the following window.
CTCTCCGACGCCTCGCTCGTGAACGTCGCGACGTTCCTCGGCGTCGCCATCGGAACGGCACAACTGGTGCAGGCCGTGGGGGTGTCGCCGTGACCCGCGAGAGCGAAGCGACCGACGGGAGCGAGCGCAGTCCGCTGGTGCTGGCCGTCGTGCTGCTGGGCGGGCTCGTGTTCGGGTTCGGGCTGGCGCTCAGCGAGATGGCGAAACCCGAGGTCGTCCTCGACTTCCTCCAGCTGGAGGACCTCGGGCTCGTCTTCGTGATGGGCGGCGCGGCCGTCGTCTCCGGGCTGTCCTTCTTCGTCGCGACGCGGTACCTCGACCGCGCGCCGGTGACCGGGAGAGCCTACGGCCGCCGGCTGAAAGACCTCGACCGGAACGTCGTCGTCGGCGGCGCGGTGTTCGGCGTCGGCTGGGGGATTTCGGGCATCTGCCCGGGCGCGGCGTACGCCAGCCTCGGCGTCGGCAACCTCCCGATTCTGTGGGGCGTCGCGGGGATGTTCCTCGGCGCGTACGCGCAAGGCTACTGGCGGAGCCGGAGCTGACGGTCTTGTCCGATTCCCACGAATCAGTTTGTGGGCAAGTCGCGTTCCGGTCGAGGTGCCGGAGTGAGTGCGCGGCTCCGCCAGCGTACCTCGCGCCCGGTACCGCGGCTGTCCGCCGTCAGTGCGCGTGCGCTCGCTCCGTGTCTTCGTCGGCGTTCGCGCCGTACATCAGGTAGAGTTCCGCGAGGAAGACCAGCGTGAACGCCGCGTTCAGGTACGTCGTGTACCCCGAGGGCGCGGTGCCGCCGGCTTCGCCCTGCGCGGGCACGAGTCCGAGGCCGT
Protein-coding sequences here:
- a CDS encoding DUF6691 family protein, with the protein product MTRESEATDGSERSPLVLAVVLLGGLVFGFGLALSEMAKPEVVLDFLQLEDLGLVFVMGGAAVVSGLSFFVATRYLDRAPVTGRAYGRRLKDLDRNVVVGGAVFGVGWGISGICPGAAYASLGVGNLPILWGVAGMFLGAYAQGYWRSRS